From Rhopalosiphum padi isolate XX-2018 chromosome 2, ASM2088224v1, whole genome shotgun sequence:
TCtacgaattaaataaaaatattataataaatgattctgattttatttgatattttaattatttatcgtatttttttgcGTTAAATGTATTCCAATATATTTTCAAGTGTTTAACGAGTCTAAGGTTTATCAGTCATATTAGGCTTAGGATTCATGTGTATTTGCATTTATCGTAAATTCATTCATTATACCCGAACCCATATGGCCATTTATTGTATACTGTGATAAATCAATTCCTGGTGTAAGGTGCAATTTGGAAATTATTTGACTTTGACTTATTATAGTACTGCAGGCTACtatggtaaaattatattatttttgttattgtctATGTCTAAATTTGAAATGGTATAAGGAGTAAGACCCATCACCAACCGTATAGTGTTACTTCAACTCAAGCACACGGAGtactttataactttattaatttaatacaaaatttaaatgttgtgatatgaatgatattttatattactaatacatagatattattatgttctattacattattaaaatgatgCGAGATATTTCTATTTCAGTAATCTTTTCGACCAAAGGCATTACtgtgtatacatatgtattatgtattatataaaaatcacattaaGCCTGgattaatacctaattattttattagcccTACTGCACGATCAACAACAGAAaactactaataaaataaacacaaccacagaaataataataatattaggaaaacttaatttatacttaaatatacttattacttttacacaataatataaagtgcTGATAACTACGAGTATTTAAAGTCACCGTGTATTTATTACGATTGATTTACAATgtgtctatatttttatatatattattatggatgtATTGTAGATATCGTTCACATGTTCAACGAGTGATCTCTATACATTCCTCTGATAAACTGCTCTTGCCCGAATCGCTGCGACTTTCCGTGATAACATTTCCTCGCAGTGTGCACAGTTGGCGGGAAGTACCCGTAATCATTGTAGGTAGTCGCGTAGAACAGATTTGTTGGAGTTCGTCTGGTTTTGCTGTAGTTCTGTAAACCTGTGACGTGGAACCATAATattcgacatattattatacgtcataaATAATACAGTACGAGTATATTTGGTGCTCTGGTAAAATGtttgatgaattttttttttaatttagaaaagttGTTGAAATTTGAAAGCTTATTTTGAGTGTCTAGTTATTAGTCGTTATCTATGTAAATAGAACTCGGGTGGGCTGGATACGGTCTCTGGTGCTTTTTTTGTCGAGTCGAAAAGTGAAAAGCCAAAAGTTGTGTTTGGATGTCTATAGTTATCAGCCACTCCCGTGACGACACGTTCCGGTGTTTTTTTATatgtgaaaaaatttaaaagtgtaaaGAGCAGTatggttgtatataatatatgcctatTTATCGGGATTAAGTGACCATGTATCATTATACGCGTGTAATCGATGTAGTCGTTacgatatcataaataaataaataaatacgtctGCGCTCTACATAATATCCTATTCATATTATATCGAACCTAATACCACgtataaagtgtataatattctgTACCTACCTGGATATTCAAAACGGGTGGGTAAgttatgtgttttataaaaatctgaCGTTTTTTCCTGAGCGCCACCTGAACTACCGTCTCTGTTGTCCATGTTGGAAAAACTCACTACGTGCTGCCGTGCATCACTGCAccgactaaaataaattataatattgatctaACTACGACCCTTTCGTAAATACCTACCCATCACGGAAACCACTGTAGTTatactaaatgtattttttttatcgaccgttaattcaaaacatttacattaaacattcaaaggtatttatgtattaatatatttattatataattataaaggtTAACCTGCAGAAGTCACACGGTAAGCTATGGTTATTAATGGATgacagcatatattatattttaatcattgtcGGTTACTTTATTTTGAATGATGGCACAcattttttagtcatttttttactttacctat
This genomic window contains:
- the LOC132922605 gene encoding piercer of microtubule wall 2 protein gives rise to the protein MDNRDGSSGGAQEKTSDFYKTHNLPTRFEYPGLQNYSKTRRTPTNLFYATTYNDYGYFPPTVHTARKCYHGKSQRFGQEQFIRGMYRDHSLNM